From Oryza brachyantha chromosome 9, ObraRS2, whole genome shotgun sequence, a single genomic window includes:
- the LOC102708085 gene encoding uncharacterized protein At1g76070-like yields the protein MPMEKPKLHRHARSRSFSGGKIVSFLKNTAASFSTTTSSSSAPPHGRWSFNHRNAFSGPIVSIVPPEARGGTRRGDHRSGYRTPEPSSPKVSCIGQIKKAKASKGAKAALCKNGACPLPPRPPADGCRKQKSSLVRRMLFRRSRSRSSSSSSSSRDSSFFKGRGAGRAAVAAAPAPAPPAGLGQMKRFTSGRAAFEDFDWRDAERRASDDDDDDVLVAHSAPLVLGGGLVASEPRKEVNLWSRRPMAPPTPLQLP from the coding sequence ATGCCAATGGAGAAGCCCAAGCTGCACCGGCACGCCAGGTCCCGGAGCTTCAGCGGCGGGAAGATCGTCTCCTTCCTCAAGAACACGGCCGCCTccttctccaccaccacctcctcctcctcggcgccgccgcacggGCGGTGGTCCTTCAACCACCGCAACGCCTTCTCGGGGCCCATCGTGTCCATCGTCCCGCCGGAGGCACGCGGCGGCACCCGCCGTGGGGACCACCGCTCCGGCTACCGGACGCCCGAGCCGTCGTCGCCCAAGGTGTCCTGCATCGGCCAGATCAAGAAGGCCAAGGCCAGCAAGGGCGCCAAGGCCGCCTTGTGCAAGAACGGCGCCTGCCCGCTCCCGCCCAGGCCGCCGGCCGACGGCTGCAGGAAGCAGAAGAGCTCGCTCGTCAGGAGGATGCTCTTCCGCCGCAGCAGgtcgaggtcgtcgtcgtcgtcgtcgtcgtcgagggaCAGCAGCTTCTTCAAGGGGAGGGGCGCCGGGCGcgccgcggtggccgccgcgcctgccccggcgccgccggctgggCTGGGCCAGATGAAGCGGTTCACCAGCGGCCGCGCGGCGTTCGAGGACTTCGACTGGAGGGACGCGGAGAGGAGGGCAagtgacgacgatgacgatgacGTGCTCGTCGCGCACTCGGCGCCGCtcgtgctcggcggcggcctggtGGCGTCGGAGCCGAGGAAGGAGGTCAATCTCTGGAGCCGGCGACCCATGGCTCCTCCCACTCCGCTTCAGCTCCCCTAA